The following are from one region of the Gossypium hirsutum isolate 1008001.06 chromosome D03, Gossypium_hirsutum_v2.1, whole genome shotgun sequence genome:
- the LOC107950860 gene encoding RHOMBOID-like protein 1 isoform X1 gives MDSKIEIKVTNPKNGDKVVHSVRPGHATSPSPSSQPSQSSDGRRRRQGQGYGHGEGEGQRNRGREGQHAGRLIDFMPFKKWVPWMIPGFVLVNIFLFMITMYINNCPKNSKKCVGSFLGRFSFQPFKENPLLGPSSSTLEKMGALEVSKVVKSRQAWRMISCIWLHAGVFHILANMLSLLFIGIRLEQEFGFVRIGMLYLIAGFGGSILSSLFIQTGISVGASGALFGFLGSMLSELITNWTIYSNKFAALLTLVLVIVINLAMGILPHVDNFAHIGGFISGFLLGFVFLIRPQFGYVSQKKVPPGYIAPSRKPKHKTYQYVLWVCSLILLIAGFAIGLVLLLRGVNLNEHCSWCHYMSCIPTPLWSCKNRQVYCQSTEFGKSLNLTCISNGKSEIYPLTEENTSQVQQLCSKLCG, from the exons ATGGATTCCAAGATTGAAATCAAGGTGACCAATCCAAAGAACGGAGATAAGGTAGTGCATTCGGTGAGACCAGGTCATGCCACGTCACCGTCACCATCGTCACAGCCATCTCAGTCGTCTGACGGGCGGCGTAGGCGGCAGGGACAAGGGTACGGGCATGGAGAGGGAGAGGGGCAAAGGAACAGGGGCAGGGAAGGGCAGCATGCAGGGCGGTTGATTGATTTCAtgccgtttaaaaaatgggtgcCTTGGATGATTCCAGGCTTTGTTTTGGTTAATATTTTCCTTTTCATGATAACAATGTACATTAATAATTGTCCCAAGAACTCGAAGAAATGTGTGGGGAGCTTCCTGGGCAGGTTCTCGTTTCAGCCCTTCAAAGAGAATCCCCTACTTGGCCCTTCTTCTTCTAC ATTAGAGAAAATGGGTGCTCTTGAAGTGTCTAAAGTTGTCAAAAGTCGTCAAGCATGGCGCATGATTTCTTGTATATGGTTGCATGCTGGTGTTTTCCACATACTTGCGAACATGTTGAGTCTTTTATTCATTGGAATTCGACTCGAGCAGGAATTCGGGTTTG TGAGAATCGGGATGCTTTATCTGATCGCTGGTTTCGGTGGGAGTATACTGTCATCTCTTTTTATTCAGACCGGTATATCGGTTGGTGCCTCTGGTGCACTTTTTGGTTTTCTAGGAAGCATGCTCTCAGAACTAATCACAAACTGGACAATATATTCAAATAAG TTTGCAGCGTTGTTAACTCTTGTTTTGGTTATCGTAATAAATCTAGCTATGGGAATCCTCCCACACGTGGATAACTTTGCTCACATCGGAGGATTTATCTCCGGCTTCCTCCTCGGTTTCGTGTTCCTAATCCGTCCCCAATTTGGATATGTTAGTCAGAAAAAGGTTCCTCCAGGATACATTGCACCTTCTCGTAAACCTAAACATAAGACATACCAGTACGTCTTGTGGGTCTGTTCTCTGATACTATTGATTGCAGG ATTCGCCATTGGCCTAGTACTTCTCCTTCGAGGGGTTAACTTGAATGAACACTGTTCTTGGTGTCATTATATGAGTTGTATCCCGACGCCATTGTGGAGCTGCAAAAACCGACAAGTGTATTGTCAG TCGACCGAGTTCGGGAAATCGTTGAACTTGACATGCATAAGCAATGGGAAAAGCGAAATCTATCCGTTAACAGAGGAAAACACTTCCCAAGTTCAACAACTATGTTCTAAGCTCTGTGGTTGA
- the LOC107950860 gene encoding RHOMBOID-like protein 1 isoform X2 — protein MVCFSVFRLEKMGALEVSKVVKSRQAWRMISCIWLHAGVFHILANMLSLLFIGIRLEQEFGFVRIGMLYLIAGFGGSILSSLFIQTGISVGASGALFGFLGSMLSELITNWTIYSNKFAALLTLVLVIVINLAMGILPHVDNFAHIGGFISGFLLGFVFLIRPQFGYVSQKKVPPGYIAPSRKPKHKTYQYVLWVCSLILLIAGFAIGLVLLLRGVNLNEHCSWCHYMSCIPTPLWSCKNRQVYCQSTEFGKSLNLTCISNGKSEIYPLTEENTSQVQQLCSKLCG, from the exons ATGGTATGCTTTTCTGTATTCAGATTAGAGAAAATGGGTGCTCTTGAAGTGTCTAAAGTTGTCAAAAGTCGTCAAGCATGGCGCATGATTTCTTGTATATGGTTGCATGCTGGTGTTTTCCACATACTTGCGAACATGTTGAGTCTTTTATTCATTGGAATTCGACTCGAGCAGGAATTCGGGTTTG TGAGAATCGGGATGCTTTATCTGATCGCTGGTTTCGGTGGGAGTATACTGTCATCTCTTTTTATTCAGACCGGTATATCGGTTGGTGCCTCTGGTGCACTTTTTGGTTTTCTAGGAAGCATGCTCTCAGAACTAATCACAAACTGGACAATATATTCAAATAAG TTTGCAGCGTTGTTAACTCTTGTTTTGGTTATCGTAATAAATCTAGCTATGGGAATCCTCCCACACGTGGATAACTTTGCTCACATCGGAGGATTTATCTCCGGCTTCCTCCTCGGTTTCGTGTTCCTAATCCGTCCCCAATTTGGATATGTTAGTCAGAAAAAGGTTCCTCCAGGATACATTGCACCTTCTCGTAAACCTAAACATAAGACATACCAGTACGTCTTGTGGGTCTGTTCTCTGATACTATTGATTGCAGG ATTCGCCATTGGCCTAGTACTTCTCCTTCGAGGGGTTAACTTGAATGAACACTGTTCTTGGTGTCATTATATGAGTTGTATCCCGACGCCATTGTGGAGCTGCAAAAACCGACAAGTGTATTGTCAG TCGACCGAGTTCGGGAAATCGTTGAACTTGACATGCATAAGCAATGGGAAAAGCGAAATCTATCCGTTAACAGAGGAAAACACTTCCCAAGTTCAACAACTATGTTCTAAGCTCTGTGGTTGA